In Aureibaculum algae, the following are encoded in one genomic region:
- a CDS encoding DUF1328 domain-containing protein has protein sequence MLRWTVTFIILAIVAAIFGFGGIAEGAASIAKILFFIFIVLFIISLFTGRKKI, from the coding sequence ATGTTACGTTGGACAGTCACTTTTATAATTCTTGCAATAGTTGCCGCAATCTTTGGGTTTGGCGGTATTGCAGAGGGAGCCGCAAGCATTGCAAAAATTTTATTTTTCATTTTCATTGTACTTTTTATTATTTCCTTGTTTACAGGGAGAAAAAAGATATAA
- a CDS encoding mechanosensitive ion channel family protein translates to MRKQFLEAWSKMITKLVSWLDGLIINLPNIVIALIVFISVLFISKYVNKITLRILDKGKLQKSMKNVIAKLMAMITVLVGLILILGILDLSKTLNTILAGAGVAGLAVGLALQGALANTYSGIILSYIKFVKLGDWIKSNDYEGEIVNIDLRAVTLKQVDNNLVYIPNKQVVENPIKNYSRTSQSRVILNCGVGYESDLDFVKQLAVKTITNHFDSVESESEVIFLYKEFGDSSINFELRYWINSTSGLEVAKSKTEAIIQLKNAFDKNNINIPFPIRTLNIPDMKLGDTMLTLAK, encoded by the coding sequence ATGAGAAAACAATTTTTAGAAGCATGGTCCAAAATGATAACGAAGTTAGTGTCTTGGTTAGACGGTCTAATTATTAATTTACCAAATATTGTAATTGCGTTAATTGTTTTTATAAGTGTTCTATTTATATCTAAGTATGTAAATAAAATAACACTAAGAATACTTGACAAAGGGAAGTTACAAAAAAGTATGAAAAACGTCATTGCCAAATTAATGGCTATGATTACAGTTTTAGTTGGACTCATATTAATCTTAGGGATTTTAGACTTGAGTAAAACACTAAATACAATACTGGCTGGTGCTGGGGTTGCTGGTTTGGCTGTTGGCTTGGCTTTACAAGGAGCTTTGGCAAATACATACTCTGGTATTATACTTTCATATATCAAATTTGTAAAACTTGGAGATTGGATAAAGAGTAATGATTATGAAGGTGAAATTGTAAATATAGACTTAAGAGCTGTTACGCTTAAGCAAGTTGATAATAATTTGGTTTATATCCCCAATAAACAAGTGGTAGAAAACCCCATAAAAAACTACTCAAGAACAAGTCAATCAAGAGTTATATTGAATTGTGGAGTAGGTTATGAGTCCGATTTAGATTTTGTAAAGCAACTTGCGGTAAAAACTATAACAAACCATTTTGATTCTGTAGAAAGTGAAAGTGAAGTCATTTTTTTATATAAGGAATTTGGGGATAGTTCCATAAATTTTGAATTAAGATATTGGATTAATTCCACATCCGGTTTAGAAGTTGCCAAATCAAAAACAGAAGCTATTATTCAATTGAAAAATGCATTTGATAAAAATAATATTAATATTCCTTTCCCTATTAGAACTTTAAATATTCCCGATATGAAACTAGGGGATACAATGTTAACCCTAGCTAAATAA